The window aacaccgatGGTGGGTCCACAGTATTTTGCGGCAAAGAGCTCAGCAGGGAGGTTTCCATAAGTTGGTCTCGGAATTGcagctggatggagaaaaattccaacaATACTTTCGTCTAACCAGAGAACAATTTAAACAAGTTCCCACCACGTGTCGGGGTAACAccccaccagtgacgtcatttcttggGATACCCTGTCCGGTTTTGAAAACGCATACCGCACCGATCGCTACATGGTGCGATTGATTTTGCCGTATACGTTTCCGCATGAAAAAACGGATCCGCGACCGTACCTTTGgaatcattgcaacttattttaactatttcgatTTTTTACCGCATACCGCGTACCGTATACCGCTACCGCATGTAAGGAATCTCAGCTTCAGATTAAATCGTAAAAACGGACCAGATCAgattgacgttgttgttgcagcgcGTTGCACAAGATAATTCTGTTTTGAATTCCGGTCGACTATGTGTTGTCTGCATGATGAGGTTAATCCTATGCTGAACAAGAACTGTTTTAGGATGCCATTATCTTGAAAACATTGTCAGCTGTAAGTTTCTCCTTTCCTAAATGTTTCTCTATTTGTCAACTTTGCTTATTCAAACTTTGGCGTTCACAACAGTTTGTCATGATCTGGGCATAGTTTgagtatgtgacatgtttacaagagtaaatatttgaagctgtttatcagatttttatcttcagtataaacacattgacatttactggactatttgtgtttattaaataccTCAACcacattactatgtaaacatctaacatatataacatattatTATATTCACTGTCCTCTAAGGATTATGCCCACattatgatattttttaatttctaaatacatgtatatacattgattatgttgcattttatttagaatatagtttttttttgatTGCATGTGCTTAGCTTgatgaaataattaaagtatCATTGTTGCGAATTTGATTACCAACTGGGGCTATTCTAGGTCCAAAGTTTGGGCACCCTTGGGCCGAGCGTAGCGAGGCGTTGCCTATTAGCCGGGGGTCTGGTGGCCGCAGGCCCCCAGCCGCTAGATTTTTTCGACGCCCAGAAATGCATTCTAGGCCATATTAAGCACTTTGATAGATGTTATGAAAAGCACTCTCAGGTATTTTAAACAGCTTAAAATATTAGTTAATACTAtccacacatttatattttacatctatttatatatgttttaataatataacGATATACGTCTCTGTTGTAGGCCTACGAACTGGGACTGACCCTGAGTTTTagatgtgacatacatacatgtgacaaataATGAAACAGTGCATTTTGTCGCAGACCCTCGGGTTTTAATTTATAACACATACCATCACATATATGTCAGCAGGtttgttgttgtaaataaacaagTGCATGCACAATGTACCTTGACTTTCACCCAAGCACTGCTTTGAGTTCATTTACTTGCTCATTATAGTAAACATTCTATTTCTTATGTATTGACTTGATAACTATCAGTATGTCAGACATGCACATAATAGATACATTCAGAACCATAATGTGCAAAAAGTCTCAAACAAATTGTGTATTAACTCACCAAGTTCatcttttcaaatgaaaattagcACATTATGATTCAGCAAGGCAGGATCCTACGATCTTTCACTGAAGCCCATTTCTCCGCTATTCTTTTCACGTATGATTCTGAAAGGCTGTCAGGGCCATTCAGGTTTATTCTCATGAAACGATCCAAGCTTGTTTGGTTGAGTGAGGCTCTCAGTGAGCTGCAAATGAGGTTCATGGCAGAAAAACCTCTTTCTACGTTTGCTGTGGAAGGCGGGATTAGTAGTGCCAATTCAAACAATTTCATACAGTGCTTTGTGGTAGTTAAGCTCCCAGAAGCACACATTTGCTGATAAACTGAGGCAGATTCCACGGGATGACTGTCAATGTAGTCACTGGTGTCCATCTTTTTGATTTTCTTGTCTCGGACCATCTTAGCAACTTCTGTCCTGAAATCGTAGCAACAAGTTTCGTAAGCCTGATCAAATTCTTGTAGAAAATCTGACCTCTCTCCAATTGCTTCCTGCCTATTAATTAAAGGATAGGAAGTGTTTGTTTCACCCCCGTGAGTATCCAACTGTGTGTCACCATAAAACTCAGTGAGAGCATCCAAGTGAGCAAGCCTGTCACTAACTTGAGGCTTGAGTGAAGGATTAAACacatcaaaatgttttaacacaggGTTGTTGATTGATATGGCATCCTCCAATTCTTGTAGAAGACTGTGCAAAAATGGTCTTGCTACAGTTTGTTTGAATTGTTCCACAGTTTCTGTAACAGACTGATCGTGATCAAGAAAGCTGTCTTCTCGTCTGAGGCGTCTCCCCATCTCTGCTCTTGTCTTGTTCTTTTCCACAAATTTTCTTGCTTGTGAAAAGTATTTGCCTAGATCCAAATTTGCAGAAAGCTCTGAAATAGCtaatttcagtttttgaaatCTTGCCGGAATAGATGTGAAATCCAGGTTCTTTCTCTGAAGAAACTTAGAGAACTGATTTACGGCGATCAGCACGTCGGCGAGTAAAACTGCCATCAAGCACACTTCAATAAGCTGATCTCTACAGCCCTTTACTTCAGGTTCGCCTCGATTAGCGAACAGAGTGTCAAGAGAATCCAGCAAACAGTCCCAGCGTGACAATATCCTCACACATGCTTCTCCGTGACTCAGCCACCGTGTTGTGCAAGCCTTCAAAATTTTAACAGGCGTGAGGCCTTCAACAGCCTGTGCTTCTTCAAAAACGGCGAACTTGATAGTTGAGTGTTTGAAAAGTTTCCAAACTGTGAGCAATACTTTGTCCAGCTGCTGAAGTAATGGGAATTTCTTCATTAAGTGTACGAATACTAAAGCCAGTTTGTGATTTCTGCAATTCTGGTATATTGCGTGAGGGGATATGTGCCTAATTCTTCTCTGAAGTCCGTTTTTTTCACCAGACATTGTGTTTGTTCCATCAAACCCAGTAAATCGAATTTCTTTCGGTTCAAGTCCTTTCTGTTTTAAAACGCCCATCACCTCAGTGAAAAGCGACCCAGCTGTTTTATCAGCCTTGATTTGAACAATTgataaatattcttcactaaCCTTGTGTGTTATTCTGTCCACGTACCTGATGAAGATGGTGAGTTGTTCTCGATCTTTTTCATCTGTGCTTTCGTCTGCTAAGATGGTAAAGCCAGAGCAACAGGCCAGCTTATCGAGAAGATCTGTCTCTAAACAACAGTTTATCGCACACAGAAATTCCTCAACGCTTGTAGATGACAAGTATGTGGCGTTTTTAGCACTAGATTGGCAATGCCATCGTAAGCCTTCCTCTCCCAAATTTGcaataaaattcacaaattctTGAAAGTTCTGTTTTACTGCCCACTTTTTCTTAGCAATGAAGTATGTTGATTTTATCAATTTTTCGACTACTCTCTGATTTCGGgcttgttctgtttgtttttgttttgccaaaGAACTCGTTATCTGCTGTGTTATATTTCCCTTGGAAACCATGGCTTGTATAGCTCTTTTCTGAGTAATGGCATTCTGGTGTTTACTGCCACGGCTGTGATTTTCTAAAACCCTTTTTGGATGGCCTTCTAGTTTAACTGCTTTATTTTTCCATGTCTCGTCACCTGTTACAGCATATTCCTCACATAATTTGCACTTCCAACCTTGTTGGTCATGACTGTAATAAagccaagaaaacattttttcccactGGGCCCGTGATTGACCGTCCCTGTTTGTTCGTCCGTCAAATCTTTTGCCCTCCGTTGTGCTATAGTCTAAAGGCTCGGTTTGTTCTGGTGTTGAAGGCCTATCGCTGTCACATTTTCCTGTATATTTTCCAAGTTTTCTTGGGTGTGAAGTTTAGAAGTGCTTGGTGTTTCGCTGGTGCTTGCCGACGCCGGTTCGGGGCTAGGGGATATCAGCACGCCCGACTCCGGCACCTCTGGCTCTGCAGCACTTCCCTCACTATCGATGCCGTCACGTGTTTCATTTGCTTCTGAAATCCTTGCCTTTTTTCGACCACTACCGCCAAAAAAATCTGTCTTTGCAGAGATTTAAACAATACATCACGCTAGCTACCGATTGTGATTGTAATGGCCTATTTAAGGGTGTTTTGATGTCGTTTTGTTTCCTACTGTTTAGACCGATTCATACAAGCAGTGAAGTTCATTTTTCCGcgaatattgtttttctttgtcactCGTTTGGGCGCCCAAACTGGCGACGCCCAAACCCGTTATATCGGGTTCAAAATCGGCCTAGATCAGCTctagaccaatcaaataaataaaaagcaaataagTACTTGTCCGTAATATAAATTGAGATATATATTCTACACCCTGACATATCTACTTGCAAGTTTTTCACAGCTGGCTTGTACTGTGTGTGCTGTACAGAATGGATTGATAGTTTCATTTTAGGTTTAACCTCCAAGACCACCTTTCATCTCCAACTTGATGTGCAGCTCAAATCATGTATCCAAAGTGCTTCTTTTGTCATATGTGACTTTGTCTGGGTGTTTTTGAgttcccatacatgtattttcagtaaaacacacaacaaagtgTCAATGTAAAATCAGCTGGCAAATCATCTTTGATCTCTGAACTTTGCAAATGTGAAAGTCTGGCTTGTACCTGATTTACTTTAGGATGCAGCTTCATCCCCAGTACTGTTGCTATGACAACCTGTGGTCAAGATTATGAGGTCACTGCACCATTTCATCAGTTTCCTGTTATTTTGATGTCAGATGTTGTTGTATTCGTGTATGATTCAGTGGCATTCTCTGTCTTTTGTCTTCCAACTTCTGAAACATAcgataataaaaaataagtgaTTGTGTAAATTGTAATCGTCGTTTGGATGCTTAATTACAGTGTCAATGAAATGTAGTAATACACACTTAAATCATGCACAATATGTagcatttttacacagttttacgTACACCAATTTCACAATCAACATGTTCaagttacctgatgtgtattttCTCGGTAgtgctgggtttcctctcattttacctgatgtgtatcttgtCAGTAGTGCTGGGTGGTTTCCTCTCTGTGATACCTTGTTCCTATGTTACCTGATATGTATCTTTTGAGCTGTGATAGGTTTCCTGTCTCTCTGATACGTTGTGCGATTATTATTTAATGTGTGTATCTTCTACTGTGATGGGTTTCCTGTCTCTATGATACCTTGTGCGAATATTATTTGATGTGTGTCTTCTCAGGTGGGGTGGGCTTCCTGACACTTGGTCCACATATGACCTGATGAGTAACATCTCAGGAGAGTTGGTTTTCCCCTGTCTAATAATACCGGGTccatacattatacatgatgtgtaacttctcaggagaactggttttcccctctccctaataccgggtccacacattacctgatgtgtgactTCTCAGGAGgactggttttcctctctctctaatAACGGGTCGAAACATTATTTGATGTGTAACATCTCAGGAGAGGTGGTTTTCACCTCTCAGGCTTTCAGCATATTGGAGGCTGAGTTTTATAGTCGCTAATATAAATAAggccaagtccagctcatgctggcttcatctccggtcgcacgtgtaCTGAGAAtggtctaacagcaacctgcggatggtcgtatcaatgaaacattattgagtgcggtgtaaaacgccaaccaaataaatgtgtataaagaaGGCTCCCTATTAACTCTCTAccggtgaggttctaaaagcaccaaggctgggCTTCAAACTCTTGTGACGGGCAGGATCCAGCATTTTAACTCACGCCGTGACTGATAGAGCATGTACTGCCTCACTTTTGCGGGGAAGCGATGACTTAGTTAATCAACGACTCTTTCCTTGTGTAGGATGATATGATTTGTTGATGGAATGAAAACACAACGACGTGATGAGCGCCAGGTGACGAGGTGTTGAGGTAAACAGCTACAAAATCAGGGAAAACGAAGTTCGCTAAGTATTAATGTTACATAGAAGCTGTGAATCAAGATATTAAGAGTTAAAGCGTGGGGAATGAAATGCATACAGCGCCCCTGGCGGTGGGTGTATGTATAACACAACACCGCAGCTCGTAAAAATCATTACTTTCAATTAGCACAGGGTGGGGCATAACGGACTAGCTATCTCTGGAGGATCAGGTGCGAGTCTCGGTAGTTCCATGGGTAGTGTACAAACCATCATGTTTTAATAACCTACGTAAACTCTCATTATTAACATAGCCAGGAACTTCACAAGTCGACGATTGCGGCAGTAGGGGTAAAATGCTCCCCAGAGAATCCCGTTTTGCTCCAGACGTTCGTTTTGGTCCCATGAGATATTTTACACGTAACTATGCACCGGCATTACGCTTTTTACTGTTTTAGTTTAAATGAGGTAAACAAACGATTTGTAACACACATCGTGTAATATTTAGAGCCAAGAATGATATAAATAACTGCACAACAGCTATGGTAGACTTACACATACATACGGGTGTGAAAAAGgcacaagtatcattttttcacttctatatacAGTCTTTTCcataaactttttcaaatttaattagCCGAAGAATTTTAGCTAAAAAGCATACTTGATATTAACGTGTAAGACAAAGGTTGTTAGAGAGAATTAGAAAGACTTCAACCGACAGTAAATTCAAATTGTTGGTTTACAAGAGTTgccttcatttacatgtacgaaaTCGTACAAGTGTGAGGAAGGACACCTGAACTCCATCCCAGGCTGGAGTTGAAAAGCGTTTACTTGTCTCATTTGTGTAACTTTGGTTTTAACCCATTACTATGTAGGCCAAAATAAAGGTTGAACtttgattacatttttttttagttaaaaactaaaatatataataagccCTGATATGAATTCCAATTGTGCCATGGCATTCATATATAATTCATTATTAATATGATGCATTTTGCTGAAAAAGGTATATTTTCAACACTCacacatatattaaataaaaataaaaagtcgGGGCAAGCAGATAATTTAAAGATATCTGTAGatacttaaaatatgtatatctgtctaAATAGCAATATGCAACTGTAAATGAATTATACAAGGACCACGTGATCAGCAAGGTCAGAGGTTGCAGTACCCTAGGTGGCTATGAACTCCTTTGTTAACTGTGACAAATGCAGATATTTCAGATACTTaccttttcttttattttcttttatctgtactggtttttgttaaataaaatgtttctataCTGTGGTTAAGCAGCTTGCTATGCACTAATATAAAATAGAAGCGATAAATGAGGACTGTTCCATAGTTTATTAGGGTTCCAATGGTTGAAGACATTACACTTGTTAAGTCATTGTTGTTCGTTTTAGTACATGCAGtgaatgtggaagagtttaaattttagaaCCAGAGGTCAAATTAGAATATCTGCGTCCCAcgtttaaaatattcatgaaatgttgtgttttcttgtggtcTTCTCGGTATTTTGGTGTATAgtttatgacatgttttcagcttggataattttacaattttaatgaggaaaataatatataaaggGCTGGAAGTTTAATTTGCTATCGTAATCTACCATTTCAGGCTCCTGTGAAAGTGTACATGATACACGCTTTATACGTTTGAACCATCATACATCATATacgtttatataaataatggGTTTCTCCATTTTTCTTCTGATTTgctatgattgttgttttaaaattgGTATTTAATCTTTAATAGGCCAGAGAGTGTTTGCCTAAATTACGATATTTAATTGAGCATGTGACGTAACGTGGCAAAGTGGACCGTGGATCGGGGCAAAACAGACTTCTGTGCCTTTTTGACACTTCCCACTGTGGTCCGTTTTGCCCCTACCCACTGTGATCCGTTTTGCCCCTACCCACTGTGCTTGCCTCTTCCCACTGTAGTCCGTTTTGTTCGTTCCCACTGTGGTCCGTTTTGCCCCTTCCCATTGTAGTCTGTTTTGCTCGTTCCCAGTGATCCGTTTTGCCCCTTCCCACTGTCATCCGTTTTGCCCCAAtagttcattttctttaaattgacACCTTTAAAAAGAAGCGTCCTGGTCTTTTCTTTTAGCTTGATGAAATGGTCGTGAAAACTAGTGCAACTTTGCATTGAAAGACACCCACAAAATCTGTGAGCACTAGGGTTAAAAAAGGTATAAATCAAAAGTGATCCTGCTAACACTAGCTGCATGGAGTGTAGTGTATTACCTGGTGGGGGCGGAGGTATTAACCCAGAAAAGTGGACGACGAAATATGTGCTTATAGACCTCAGGTCACTTtcgatttcaacaacaacatgtacagcTCTCATCAATACATGCCTCTCATATAAATTTACGCAGTTCCGTGTTATAAAGACGACGGAAGTtagtttcatttatgtttaaagtCACCTCACGTTGGAGGGGGAATCTCTGGAGATCGAGCCCATGACACGAGTCCTGTGTCGTCCGTCTTATAGGATAAACTATTTTGCTGTCAACAAACTGCATGCAGTGATAGTGTTCACGTCGAGAACATATAGTTCTATTTTGACCTGACATTTCATAGATTTGCACAGTGGGAGAGATCATAATGGAGACTTATAACATGTGTCTACGCGCACTTTTGAGTCGTATGTTCGAGTCTGTTGCGTCTATACATAATTATTCCATTGTTAGCGTTGGTAGCTCCCAGTCTTGAGGTTATTGAACGAAGTTACTACTTCGAGGATTGAAACGTTTCTCTGCGTCTTTTTCTCATGGTGAGAAAATCGAATTTGGTACCGGTAAGTTTGACCCTAGCAAAGCGCTAGTCTTGCAGAACTATGGGTGACGattatgtaatgttttttatGAAGAGTTCTAAAGCTATTCAGTTTTGTCAGCGGGAGTTAAGGTTTCCTCTGGTTGCAATACCGGGATCTGCTTTATGTCTGGTAACTGCCTTCAGGAATATTAGGTCTATGTACAGTTGTGGTGATCCTGATATGGCTCTGTTTTCTCTGCCTCATAAGAATACAATTCGTCCTGTTACGCGTATGTCGTGTCTGTGTGTTCTACGTCGGTGTTTGTCTGCAACAGGATGTAATGCTAGCCCATTTTCTAGGCATAGTTTTTGGAGGGGTGGTGCGTCGTACGCATTTCAGGCTCAGGTTCCAGGTGAAGTCATACAGATGTCAGTAGA is drawn from Liolophura sinensis isolate JHLJ2023 unplaced genomic scaffold, CUHK_Ljap_v2 scaffold_188, whole genome shotgun sequence and contains these coding sequences:
- the LOC135481497 gene encoding protein FAM200A-like, whose translation is MVSKGNITQQITSSLAKQKQTEQARNQRVVEKLIKSTYFIAKKKWAVKQNFQEFVNFIANLGEEGLRWHCQSSAKNATYLSSTSVEEFLCAINCCLETDLLDKLACCSGFTILADESTDEKDREQLTIFIRYVDRITHKVSEEYLSIVQIKADKTAGSLFTEVMGVLKQKGLEPKEIRFTGFDGTNTMSGEKNGLQRRIRHISPHAIYQNCRNHKLALVFVHLMKKFPLLQQLDKVLLTVWKLFKHSTIKFAVFEEAQAVEGLTPVKILKACTTRWLSHGEACVRILSRWDCLLDSLDTLFANRGEPEVKGCRDQLIEVCLMAVLLADVLIAVNQFSKFLQRKNLDFTSIPARFQKLKLAISELSANLDLGKYFSQARKFVEKNKTRAEMGRRLRREDSFLDHDQSVTETVEQFKQTVARPFLHSLLQELEDAISINNPVLKHFDVFNPSLKPQVSDRLAHLDALTEFYGDTQLDTHGGETNTSYPLINRQEAIGERSDFLQEFDQAYETCCYDFRTEVAKMVRDKKIKKMDTSDYIDSHPVESASVYQQMCASGSLTTTKHCMKLFELALLIPPSTANVERGFSAMNLICSSLRASLNQTSLDRFMRINLNGPDSLSESYVKRIAEKWASVKDRRILPC